The following are from one region of the Paenibacillus sabinae T27 genome:
- the tnpA gene encoding IS200/IS605 family transposase: MKLDSNNHSVFFLSYHLILCIKYRKKVLNDEISEYAKAIFERIGENYRITLSEWNHDNDHIHVLFKAHPNTELSKFINAYKSASSRLIKKDFPEVKTKLWKEYFWSQSFCLTTVGGAPLDVLKAYIENQGKEARTR; encoded by the coding sequence ATGAAATTAGACTCGAATAATCACTCGGTATTCTTTCTGAGTTACCATCTCATCCTTTGCATTAAATACCGTAAAAAAGTGCTCAACGACGAGATATCCGAGTATGCGAAGGCCATTTTTGAACGGATTGGAGAGAACTATCGTATTACGCTGAGCGAGTGGAATCATGATAACGATCACATCCATGTTCTGTTCAAGGCGCACCCCAACACCGAACTATCCAAATTTATCAATGCCTACAAGAGTGCCAGCTCTCGCCTCATCAAAAAAGACTTTCCCGAAGTCAAAACGAAGCTATGGAAAGAGTACTTTTGGTCGCAAAGTTTCTGCCTAACTACTGTGGGCGGTGCACCTTTGGACGTACTGAAGGCATACATCGAGAATCAAGGGAAGGAGGCGAGAACCAGATGA
- a CDS encoding LLM class flavin-dependent oxidoreductase has product MNKLQDIPVSVLDLAPIVEGGTAADALRNALDLARHAERWGYRRYWLAEHHNMPGIASSATSVVIGHVAAGTQSIRVGSGGVMLPNHAPLMIAEQFGTLESLFPGRIDLGLGRAPGSDQPASRAIRRGLGSDGSDFPEQLAELRAYFEPGAADSRPSGVRAVPGEGLSVPIWLLGSSGFSARLAGQLGLPFAFASHFAPDYLLPALHLYRSSFRPSAALDKPYVMVGLSAAVADTAEEARRLATSPQQQALSLIRGRPGKLKPPVDSMEELWSPQERALVLGRQQYAVVGDQAAVRERMEQIQEETGADEWIVTSQIYDHSARLRSYEMLAEILIR; this is encoded by the coding sequence ATGAACAAGCTTCAAGATATACCCGTATCGGTACTCGATCTTGCCCCGATTGTGGAAGGCGGCACGGCGGCGGACGCGCTCCGCAATGCGCTGGATCTGGCCCGGCATGCCGAGCGGTGGGGATACCGCCGCTATTGGCTGGCGGAGCATCATAACATGCCCGGCATCGCCAGCTCGGCCACCTCGGTCGTCATCGGGCACGTGGCGGCCGGAACCCAGAGCATCCGCGTCGGCTCGGGAGGCGTTATGCTGCCGAACCACGCCCCGCTGATGATCGCCGAGCAGTTCGGCACGCTGGAATCCCTGTTCCCGGGCCGCATCGATCTGGGCCTGGGCCGCGCGCCCGGCTCGGACCAGCCGGCTTCCCGGGCGATCCGGCGCGGGCTCGGCAGCGACGGCAGCGACTTTCCGGAGCAGCTGGCCGAGCTGCGCGCCTATTTTGAGCCCGGCGCGGCGGACTCGCGCCCTTCGGGCGTGCGGGCCGTCCCCGGCGAGGGCCTGAGCGTGCCGATCTGGCTGCTCGGCTCCAGCGGCTTCAGCGCGCGGCTCGCCGGCCAGCTCGGGCTGCCGTTCGCCTTCGCCAGCCATTTCGCGCCGGACTATCTGCTGCCCGCGCTTCATTTGTACCGCAGCAGCTTCCGGCCCTCCGCGGCGCTGGACAAGCCGTACGTCATGGTCGGCCTCAGCGCCGCCGTTGCCGACACGGCGGAGGAAGCTCGGCGGCTCGCAACCTCCCCGCAGCAGCAGGCGCTGAGCCTGATCCGCGGCCGTCCCGGCAAGCTGAAGCCGCCGGTGGACAGCATGGAAGAGCTGTGGAGTCCGCAGGAACGGGCCCTTGTTCTCGGCAGGCAGCAGTACGCCGTTGTCGGCGACCAAGCCGCCGTGCGGGAGCGGATGGAGCAGATTCAGGAGGAGACCGGGGCCGACGAATGGATCGTCACCTCGCAAATTTACGACCATTCCGCACGCCTTCGCTCCTATGAAATGCTCGCCGAGATCCTTATCAGGTGA
- the pepT gene encoding peptidase T produces MKQEVIERFISYARVDTQSDEGSQTCPSTPGQMILARKLTEELAEIGMEEITIDENGYVFASLPSNSDKDVPVIGFLAHVDTATEITGAGVQPQIVEAYDGGDIVLNKALNVVLSPSSFPELSEYAGQTLITTDGTTLLGADDKAGIAEIMTAMHYLKQHPEIKHGKIRVAFTPDEEIGRGAHKFVVPAFGAQFAYTMDGGPLGELEYESFNAAAAKIIFHGVNVHPGTAKGKMINSAKIAMAFHERLPAGEAPEFTEGKEGFYHLNSFQGTVEISRLNYIIRDFDRERFEERKAYIQALADEFRQTYGEHSIVLELKDQYYNMREKIEPVSHIVDIAHTAMTNLGITPIVRPIRGGTDGSQLSYMGLPTPNIFAGGENFHGKFEYISADSMVKAAEVIIEIAQLFERQA; encoded by the coding sequence ATGAAGCAAGAGGTTATAGAACGCTTTATTTCATATGCGCGTGTCGATACGCAGTCGGATGAAGGCAGCCAGACCTGTCCTTCGACGCCGGGGCAGATGATTCTGGCCCGGAAGCTTACGGAGGAGCTGGCCGAAATCGGCATGGAGGAAATTACGATCGATGAGAACGGCTATGTGTTCGCCTCGCTTCCGTCCAATAGTGACAAAGATGTGCCGGTCATCGGTTTTCTCGCCCATGTGGACACCGCCACCGAGATCACGGGGGCAGGCGTTCAGCCGCAGATTGTGGAAGCCTATGATGGCGGCGATATCGTGCTGAACAAAGCGCTGAACGTCGTTCTCTCGCCTTCAAGCTTTCCGGAGCTGAGCGAATATGCGGGGCAGACGCTGATTACGACCGACGGCACGACCCTGCTCGGTGCGGACGACAAGGCCGGAATCGCTGAAATTATGACGGCCATGCATTACTTGAAGCAGCATCCGGAGATCAAGCACGGCAAAATCCGGGTGGCCTTTACACCGGACGAAGAAATCGGGCGCGGCGCTCACAAATTTGTTGTTCCGGCCTTCGGCGCACAGTTCGCGTACACGATGGACGGGGGACCGCTTGGAGAGCTGGAGTACGAAAGCTTCAACGCGGCCGCGGCGAAGATCATTTTCCACGGCGTCAATGTCCACCCCGGCACAGCCAAGGGAAAAATGATCAACTCCGCCAAAATCGCCATGGCTTTCCACGAGCGGCTGCCAGCCGGGGAAGCGCCGGAATTCACGGAAGGCAAGGAAGGCTTCTACCATCTGAATTCGTTCCAGGGAACTGTGGAGATCAGCCGGCTGAATTATATTATCCGCGACTTTGACCGCGAGCGGTTCGAGGAACGCAAGGCGTACATCCAGGCCCTGGCCGACGAATTCAGACAGACTTACGGGGAGCACAGCATCGTGCTGGAGCTGAAAGACCAATATTACAACATGCGCGAAAAAATCGAGCCCGTAAGCCACATCGTCGATATCGCCCATACGGCCATGACCAATCTCGGCATCACGCCGATTGTCCGGCCGATTCGGGGAGGCACCGACGGCTCCCAGCTGTCCTATATGGGGCTGCCGACGCCGAATATTTTTGCCGGCGGGGAGAACTTCCACGGCAAGTTCGAGTATATTTCAGCAGATTCGATGGTCAAGGCGGCCGAAGTGATTATCGAGATTGCGCAGCTGTTCGAGCGCCAGGCCTGA
- a CDS encoding winged helix-turn-helix transcriptional regulator, producing the protein MATDIKDRINLKEINCEKELTLAVIGGKWKLIILWHLGLDGTKRFSELKKLIPHITQKMLTNQLRELEEDQLVLRKVYAEVPPRVEYSLTEYGQSLMPVLRMMYDWGKNYGENVIWKDGRPGEEEGPLSSARL; encoded by the coding sequence ATGGCAACGGACATCAAGGACCGGATCAATCTTAAGGAAATTAACTGTGAAAAAGAGTTGACTCTGGCTGTCATCGGCGGAAAGTGGAAGCTGATTATTCTATGGCATCTCGGCTTGGACGGTACGAAACGGTTCAGCGAGCTGAAAAAGCTCATTCCCCATATCACGCAAAAAATGCTGACGAACCAGCTCCGGGAGCTGGAAGAGGATCAGCTTGTCCTGCGCAAAGTGTATGCGGAGGTCCCCCCGAGAGTGGAATACTCTTTGACGGAATATGGCCAAAGTCTGATGCCCGTCCTGCGCATGATGTACGACTGGGGCAAAAACTACGGGGAAAATGTCATTTGGAAAGACGGACGACCGGGTGAGGAAGAGGGACCGCTCAGTTCGGCAAGATTATAA
- the hxlB gene encoding 6-phospho-3-hexuloisomerase has translation MNTVQYAEEIINELQRSVSRLPVQEAEELAERVLRAKRIFLAGAGRSGLMGRAFAMRLMHAGKEAYVVGETVTPGIFEGDLLILGSGSGETQSLIAMANKAKALGAGVAVVTINPESTLGRLADDTVKLPGAPKDQAAGSGSTIQPMASLFEQTLLLFYDAVILRLMDKTGQTTNQMFGKHANLE, from the coding sequence ATGAACACCGTACAATACGCGGAGGAAATTATCAATGAGCTGCAGCGTTCCGTATCCCGGCTTCCCGTGCAGGAAGCGGAGGAACTCGCCGAACGGGTTCTTCGCGCAAAACGGATATTCCTTGCGGGAGCAGGAAGATCCGGTCTAATGGGACGGGCGTTCGCCATGCGGCTGATGCATGCTGGCAAGGAAGCTTATGTGGTCGGAGAAACGGTGACTCCCGGTATATTCGAGGGAGATTTGCTTATCCTCGGCTCCGGCTCGGGAGAGACGCAGAGCTTGATCGCGATGGCGAATAAAGCCAAGGCTTTGGGCGCGGGCGTAGCCGTGGTTACGATCAACCCGGAGTCGACGCTTGGACGTCTGGCCGATGATACGGTGAAGCTCCCCGGAGCGCCGAAAGATCAGGCGGCAGGAAGCGGCTCGACGATTCAGCCGATGGCCTCGCTGTTTGAGCAGACGCTTCTCCTGTTCTATGATGCCGTTATATTGCGGCTAATGGATAAAACGGGGCAAACGACAAACCAAATGTTCGGCAAGCATGCCAATCTGGAGTAG
- the hxlA gene encoding 3-hexulose-6-phosphate synthase, with protein sequence MKLQLALDLVDIPGAKEVVAEVADYIDIVEIGTPIVINEGLHAVKAIKDAFPQLTVLADLKIMDAGGYEVMKASEAGADIITVLGVSDDSTIKGAVEEAKKSGKEVLVDLINVNDIKGRAAEVDALGVDYICVHSGYDHQAEGKNSFEDLQAIKSVVKQAKTAIAGGIKLDTLPEVIEAKPDLVIVGGGITGQDDKKAVAAEMKRLVSQS encoded by the coding sequence ATGAAACTGCAATTGGCGCTTGATTTGGTAGACATTCCCGGAGCGAAAGAAGTAGTAGCGGAGGTTGCCGACTATATAGATATTGTTGAAATTGGAACCCCGATCGTGATTAATGAAGGACTGCACGCTGTAAAAGCGATCAAGGATGCTTTTCCGCAGCTTACGGTATTGGCCGACCTGAAGATTATGGACGCGGGCGGTTACGAAGTGATGAAAGCCTCTGAAGCGGGCGCGGATATTATTACCGTACTCGGCGTTTCCGACGACTCCACGATCAAAGGCGCGGTTGAAGAAGCCAAGAAAAGCGGGAAGGAAGTTCTCGTCGACCTGATTAATGTCAATGACATCAAAGGCAGAGCGGCGGAAGTGGACGCTCTTGGCGTCGATTACATCTGCGTTCATTCCGGATACGATCATCAAGCCGAAGGCAAGAACTCCTTTGAGGATCTGCAGGCGATCAAGAGTGTGGTCAAGCAGGCCAAGACGGCCATCGCGGGCGGCATCAAGCTGGACACGCTGCCTGAAGTGATCGAGGCGAAACCGGACCTTGTCATCGTAGGCGGAGGCATTACCGGACAAGACGACAAAAAAGCAGTTGCTGCTGAAATGAAGCGTCTTGTCAGTCAGTCATAA
- a CDS encoding MATE family efflux transporter — MAADTAVNKTENESPSHEKISLVKLTWPIFLELFLFMLMGTVDTFMISSVSDDAVSGVGAANQIIQIAILVLSVVGNGAAIVISQYLGSRKLLEAADVTASSITLSLGLGALLSMIFLVFGGTLLSVLNIQGDIFVYGKTYIVIVGGFIFFQALINALAATIRTHGFTKQTMLLSLLMNILHVVFNYILIFGHFGFPALGVQGAAISTVLSRLICLFLFFLLMYRIMEVRIKWSSYIFLSKSYVMKILKIGIPSAFESIIYQACQLVFTLYITYLGAEALATRQYALNISSYVYLFSMAVAMGTSIIVGHLVGAKMPQEAYRRVFQSVKWALLATVLIDLVVIAFRIPLFGLFTDNGNIILMGAQVMLLSFLLETGRTTNLIIINSLRASGDANFPVYMGLISMVCMSLPLAYVLVFQFHLGLAGVWIANAADEWTRAVIMYFRWRGRAWEKYALVERGPAEGGAKSALT, encoded by the coding sequence ATGGCTGCTGACACCGCTGTGAACAAGACGGAAAATGAAAGCCCCTCCCATGAAAAAATCAGTCTCGTCAAGCTGACCTGGCCGATCTTCCTCGAACTGTTTCTGTTCATGCTGATGGGTACAGTAGATACGTTTATGATCAGCTCCGTTTCCGACGATGCCGTATCCGGCGTAGGGGCTGCAAACCAGATCATCCAAATCGCCATCCTCGTGCTCAGCGTAGTCGGAAACGGCGCAGCCATCGTCATCTCCCAGTACCTCGGTTCCAGAAAGCTGCTCGAAGCGGCGGACGTTACCGCAAGCTCCATTACGCTCAGTCTGGGCCTAGGGGCGCTGCTGAGCATGATCTTCCTCGTATTCGGGGGAACCCTGCTGTCCGTCCTAAACATACAGGGCGATATTTTTGTCTACGGGAAGACGTACATTGTTATTGTTGGCGGTTTTATTTTTTTCCAGGCGCTGATTAACGCCCTTGCGGCCACGATTCGCACCCACGGCTTCACCAAACAGACGATGCTGCTGTCGCTGCTTATGAACATTCTGCACGTGGTCTTCAACTATATTCTGATCTTCGGCCACTTCGGCTTCCCGGCGCTCGGCGTGCAGGGCGCGGCCATTTCAACCGTGCTCAGCCGCCTGATCTGCCTGTTCCTGTTCTTCCTGCTGATGTACCGGATCATGGAAGTGCGCATCAAGTGGTCTTCTTATATTTTCCTAAGCAAAAGCTACGTCATGAAAATACTGAAAATCGGCATCCCTTCCGCTTTCGAGTCGATTATTTACCAGGCATGCCAACTCGTGTTCACGCTGTATATCACTTATTTGGGCGCGGAAGCTTTGGCGACCCGCCAATATGCGCTTAATATTTCAAGCTATGTATACCTGTTCAGCATGGCGGTAGCGATGGGCACCTCCATTATCGTCGGTCACCTTGTGGGAGCGAAGATGCCGCAGGAGGCCTACAGGCGGGTGTTCCAAAGCGTCAAATGGGCGCTGCTCGCCACCGTACTCATTGACCTGGTTGTCATCGCCTTCCGCATCCCGCTCTTCGGGCTGTTCACGGACAATGGGAATATCATTCTAATGGGGGCTCAGGTGATGCTGCTCAGCTTCTTGCTGGAGACGGGGCGGACCACCAATCTGATCATCATCAATTCCCTGCGGGCATCGGGAGACGCCAACTTTCCGGTATACATGGGGCTGATCTCCATGGTATGCATGAGCCTGCCTCTGGCTTACGTGCTCGTCTTCCAGTTTCATCTGGGGCTTGCCGGGGTCTGGATCGCGAATGCCGCCGACGAATGGACGCGGGCGGTCATTATGTATTTCCGCTGGCGCGGCCGCGCCTGGGAGAAATACGCGCTGGTCGAGCGCGGCCCTGCCGAAGGCGGGGCGAAGTCCGCGCTGACCTGA